A window of Eubalaena glacialis isolate mEubGla1 chromosome 11, mEubGla1.1.hap2.+ XY, whole genome shotgun sequence genomic DNA:
AGTGAAAGAAGGGAAAGTGGGTTTTAGAACCAAAAGAATTAGAGTTATAGGATATCAGCTTCAGTTTATCCTAGAAGAGTGACTTTTGGCAAATTAcgtaatttatctgttttttttttctcacctataagttgaaatatatgtaaaactacccagtgcctgacacacagaataaatggtagctattatcatCAATAGCGCATACCTTTAGATAGTGGTTAAAGGCAAACGCACTTCACTAAGTTTGTTTTTACTAACAGAGAAAAGCCAACAAATGACCTGCTTTAAGGAAGACTTGTGGAAAAGGTCACATTTCAGGAGCTCTTAAGATTCTGGGAACCATATGACCTGACTCAGTAGGAAGGAATTTGTGGACCTAGGGATGTTTCAGAGATGGCTTCAAGGTGAGGGCAGGACGATGGCCCAGAGCGGACAGAGCAGGTTTGATTGAGAGGGTGGAGATGAGCAGAAATTGGGTTGGGAAGATGCCAGAGGGCTTCAAGGCATGTGGGGAGGCAATGCTGTCAAAACAGCAGGTGAAGAAAAGCTGTTCCAGGTGATCGGTTCTGGGAAAGAGACCTTCTAGAGATGTTATTCTAGTCCAAGAAAGATGAGAATGGCAGTGACAAGGCTGGAGAGGTAAAGGGCAAATCCAAGAGGTGGAAAAGTCACAGGATTAGGTAACACCATAAATACAAAGAGTTCAAGGAAGAGATGAGTTTGAGGTTGTTCTAAAGCGTCTTGCTTAGGGATATCTAGGAGGTGATCGTGGTTCTCCTTGGGGATAGGAAGCTGGGTCAATTGAGCAAAGAACATTTTTGTCCTTGAGAATGAGTTGGTGACTacctaaaaatgtattttgtcatCTTTATGGAAATTAATCCAGCCACAAGTGACACTGCCTAGAGTCTTTACATGCAAAAGTGACTGTTCtgtctccccaccaccaccaaaagaGGTCTGGAGGCCTTGTCATTAAAACCATTACCATATGGTTAATAAGTCCTGCATACCTGACCCACCCCATCCCTGGCGGTCAGAGTCCCAACCAATTTTGAATCCTGGGcgtttctttcttccttgcagCTTGGGGGGCGTGCATTTCGTCTGACATTTGTAAGTGTTTTGTTATGGGAGGATTTTTAGACCCTCTGGTATGTTGCATGAAATAGAAGTCTCTCACTCCCCAAGTGATAATACTCTACTCTGAAATCCTAGGAATGAGAGAAGAAcgatattagtcagggttctggtggaaacagatggcacactcaaaCTGGGTAATTTAAGGAGCATTTAATTGTTTCATTCAGGCAAAAGGAAGGTTTCTATTCCAGGTATGAAGAGTTTTGATAGAGGAATTAAGGATTTACCCAACTGTTGGAAGAACTGGGATTGGGAAGGTCAGGGAAGCTGCTACCGATCATCTCACACTGAAACACCACAGTGAGTGGTTCTCATGAGCTCACGGGGAAGCCGCTGTGAACCCATGTCTGCTGCAGCCACCTCCGGGAGTATtaccctctccttttcttctgcctTTCAAATCTTGCTTGTGCTCCTCTTTGTAAACTCTAACCCAGATTATGCTGGAAAAAGGGTTCTGAAAAGGTAGCTCCCAGGTTCTGATCTGCAGAGGAGAACTTAGAAAGAGGGTAGTCACAATGCTGCTGAGTTGTCCACAGTGCAGAACTGGGACGATTTACGAAGGGCGAGCAGGGACTGGGGACACCAGTGGAGAAAGTGGAGTCTCCTGGGCTAGCAGTAGCGGGAGGTGTTAGTATCCCTGGGCCTGGAAGGCAAGAGGAGGAAGCCGTTCCTCGAGCCTGGAGAAGGCGGCTGCTGAGGTTGCCCACCCGGGGCTTGGCCATTGGTGGGTCATCTCAGCCAGCCTCAGCCACTGCAGGGTGGGAGCCAGGAGTATAAattcctcctcctcaccctcctcctgcctcttccaggcaACTGGACCAGAAGCCAGAGGGGCAGTGGAGCCTCTTGACAGTCCCTATGGTGCCCCCTCCCAGAGACAGTAGGATGGAGGTGGGTGAGGAGTAAGGTTGGAGGGAAAGCAGAATAATCCACCAGACAAGGGCCATAACTAGAAGTATATGTGTTGGTAACATCTTGAGGATTAAAGCATTTTTTCAAGGTAAGGGAGGACAATAAGCAGAAAATCAAAGGTTAAAcctgaaataaaagaggaagcaGGTATTTGAAAAGATCTCTCAAGGAAACTGTCTTGAAGACAGTTTGGAAAACTTTGTGGAGAAGAGAATGGTTTGGGGAGTGGGATGATATTGAACACAAGGAGGAAGAAGGACAAAGAAGGCTATTGTTGGTTTTCTACAAGATGGCAAGGTCGTTGGCCcctggggtagggtggggagtGCGGCTGCAGGGGGAAGCAGTGCTTGTAGTGAGGTCAGTGTGGACTCTGGATCATGGACCATGGAACACATAAGGCACTGCGTTCTGGACTTCACCAGTGCACCTCCATAGCCCTCCCGAAACCATTCAGAAGGTTAGGAAAATGGGAGAGAACCAGGAAAGGGAGAGTTGGGGAGGGAGGTGAGTTGGTAAACCTTTTTCATATTAGGTATAGAAATTCCTTATGGGTGACTTTGCTTCCTTTTAGAATGTCAGATTTTCTTTACTGCATCTGTACTCATTCAAATGAGGAAATTCAGGCATTTGTCACTATTAATCATGAAGCTATAAAACTGATTACACTGATGCTCTGCTTTCCTTAAATGATGGGACAGTATTGGAATTATTTAttagtagcttattttatacactaATGCTAAAATTAGTACTTTGGGCTTACATTTTCAATTGCTGGTATACTTGGTTTTCCTAATTGCTTTACTTGGAAATACTAAAAAATGAACTTGCACCCACTTACTGGTGATCAGATACTTCATGTGTACTGAGAGTATTTAACTTGACTAGTACCCTGCAGGAGATATCtggctgtggggttttttttttattttttcatctagtCCATAAACCAGAACAATAACAATAGGGAAGAGGATGACATCATACAGGACAGGAAACCTCCGAGAAGGGCTGAGAGCACACCTCGGAAGGAACTGTACCCAAATCTGTCTCCCACTCTGGAGATGGGATTCTCTGAGGAGCCAGGCGGTGGAGGCGGGAAGTGCTGATGTTACAGTGTTCTTCTTAGCAGCTCTTGTTGAGGAAAAATTTGGAGCAAGTGGCAACATTGTTTATACACTCATTTTTCAGAAGACTGATTTTATTTACAGAAGGATTAATTAAACAACATGTAAGATGTTTATTTATGGAGAGATGATCTCTCAAGGAAGCTTTTCATTAAACTGCCAGATttagtctttttgttctatttaaccCATCAGCTGCCTTTTATCATGTAGAGAAAGCCATTGGCATTAAGAGCTAGGGTAGAAGGACACCACAAACAGGAAAAATACCTGTGTGGACAGAATTGGTCCTGACAGTCTTAGTTCCTAAGGTGGTTACTAACTTACCCTAAGTGGCTTAGTGGGGAGGTCCTTGTGAGAGGGAAATAGAGAAGCACATAACTTCAAAGTATTGTTAGTGGGGTCATCCACTTTTCAAGGCTGACCTCTGACAGGACAAGTGGCAGTTGTCACTGACTGCATATTAGATCCTCTGGGTACTGTAGTGTTAAGAACGTGGCCTGAAGGTGCAGACTGCCAGGCCAGCCTTGTgaactctgtgcttcagtttcctcatctgaaagatGAGGATACTGAttttgtgaggattcagtgagtcaGTGCTTGTAAAGTGCTGGTACAGTATCAAGCACTACAGTAAGCCCTCCAGTAGGAGTTATCTGTTGCCCAGCAGATTCACTGGAACACAGAAAATAGCTGTCTGTTGCAAAGGCATtttgaagaggaagagaagaggttTCCTTTAGATTCTGAGATTATTTGTACTTGAATGTTTAAAGGTGACTTTGGGTCATGTGATTATATAATCAAACTTAATATCCAAGTAGTAGACTCTTGTCTAGCTATTTAGACTTAAGATAGTTCAGGAAGAAGTGGGTCAAGCTTTCAGAGTTTAGAGTTACTGACCATCTTCAGCTGTGGTCCATGTTTAATTTCTGCAGCCTCCTCACAGCTCTCATGTGGACTTAAGTTGGGTGTTTTCCCTCTGGAACTGGATAATTTTACAGGCAGGATCTTAAGCATCATCTAGCTCTGCTTTCAGATcagtcattttctattttctcttcctgctctTCTCTCATCTCACTGCCACACCACCATCTCTGAGTATGGAAGTTCTAGCCTGGTTCTCTGAGGCTTACTTCTTGTGCATTTACTGGTTTATAGAATGCCTGCTGTGTGCTCCTTCCTGTTTTAATGACAGGAGGATTACAGCAAGGCACCAAGTCTCTGCCCTTggaagtttacattctagtgggggcaGGAACAGATAGTATAGAAGTAGCGCATATGTACCTGTTGGAAATAAATACTGGGGAGGAAACAAGGCAGGGGAATCAGGAAGGCCCAGGTGAGGGTGTGGAGTTAGCTGTTTTTCAATAGGATGGCCAGAGTAAGGCCAAACTGGTTCCTGGAAGGAAGTAAAGGGGCAAGCCATGTGCCTCTGGAGGAGGAGCATCACGGGCAAGAGCAAAGTTCCTGTGTAGAAATGCTGGTGGCCCGGCCCAGAGGCAAGGAGACAGCAGAACTAGGGCAGAGAGTGGCAGAGGAGGACATCAGAGAAGTTAGGAGGTGGGGGGCGGGCCTCTCAGACCAGCTTCACTTGGGATGAAATGGGGGGCCACTGCAGGGCTTGGAGATACGGAATCCAGCTTACCAACTTACCTTTTAAAAGAATCACTGACTTTCCTGCCGGCAACTTCTTTTTCAGCTCCCCTGAGAGGGAATTAAAGTAGATTCATAAGCCATTGTAGGAAAACTTTGTCTTAACTTACCCTAGCCCATGtgtgttttgtaatttcttttttgaataaTTGATTTTAAAGTCATTTGGAGCAGTTTGACcttgtcttattcatctctgaCTCTGAGGAGACAGGCCCAGGCAAAaggtgtaaaatagatagctagtgggaacctgcagtACAGCACAGGgggctcagctcggtgctctgtgatgacctagatgggcgggttgtgggggtaggggtgggagggaagacctagagggaggggatataggcatacatatagctgattcacttcgttgtacagcagaaaacaacacaacattgtaaagcaattatactccaattaaaaaaaaaacagctcttgatTAATTGTTTAAGAGGAGTATTATATTACATGAGAATTACATTAGCAAAGGTAATGCAAAGTGTTGACCCAATCAGATGACTTTGGGAAGAGTCTAGGTCCTAGGCTTGGTGAATTCTAATTTTCCTCTATATCTTTTGCTGTTCTCCTGTGTGACTGAATTCCCTCTTTCATAGGAATGGCCAATAATAACTTTGTGAATACTAGATTGGCAAGTCAAAAACTACATGGGGGTTAGAGATGCTAAAACTTCTTGCAAACCTCCGGAAAGAATCTGGACGAATAATCACTGCTACTTTGGCTTATGATGCCTAGCCCTTTGTACCTGGGAGTTGAGGATGGGGGCGGGTGGTGGGGCTTGGACATACTTATGTGTCAAGAAGAGGTTAACCCCTAAGATTGTATAGCTGACTGAAGCAATAAGGAATCCATGCAGTGTTAAGAGTTGAGTGTCCCGGGGTCACCCATCATCACAGGTTGTTGGTAATTATAGTAAACCTGCAGTCACATGCATTAGGATATAAGGAGCTGACTTCTGTTCTCAGGCCAGTTCCATTTCTCAAAGTCGGGGAGGGAAGTAACTGCCTCATCATTATGTGAGACTCTCAGTTCAATAATCAGTCTAATAATACATGAAACAAACTAAATGAAAGTGTTTttttctcacccctcccccaccataactggaagactttaaaaaaattgttggaTTTTTTATTGACAATAATAATATAGCCCCATATTTAACCCAGTTGAATTTTGGGGGCTTATTTATCTAATAGTGAGGTTTTTACTGTATTGAATTTGTATTTGCCCAGAATGTTTCTTTTCATACTACCGTAGACTTCTGCCTCACTCTTATGGATGTTTCTCTGCTTATTTGCAGCTTCAGAAATGGATAAGATAAGAAATAAAGGAGATGAAATTCAAACCAGTTAACTTCATCTGGGCATCTGAATTTTCACATCCCCTCCATCTCTAAACTTGATTTTATTTGTACTGAGGAGATGCATGTCTAATactcgttttttttttcttccatttccaggAGGGCTGTTGGCCTGCTGCCGTGCTGCTGAACAGTATGCAGTCCTTCCGGGAGCAAAGCAGTTACCACGGAAACCAGCAGAGCTACCCACAAGAGGTACACGGCTCATCCCGGATAGAAGAGTTCAGCCCTCGCCAGGCCCAGATGTTCCAGAATTTTGGGGGTGCAGGTGGCGGTAGTGGTGGCAGTGGCGGCAGCAGTGGTGGTGGACGACGAGGAACAGCGGCTGCTGCTGCAGCAGCGGCAATGGCTAGCGAAACCTCCGGCCATCAGGGCTACCAGGGTttcaggaaagaggctggagacTTTTACTACATGGCAGGCAGCAAAGACCCCGTGGCAGCCGGAACCCCGCAGCCTGCTCAGCGAAGGCCTTCTGGGCCTGTGCAGAGCTATGGACCCCCCCAGGGGAGCAGCTTTGGCAATCAGTATGGCAGTGAGGGTCATGTGGGCCAGTTTCAAGCACAGCACTCTGCCCTTGGTGGCGTGTCTCATTATCAGCAGGATTACACGGGACCTTTCTCTCCAGGGAGCGCTCAGTACCAGCAGCAGCCTTCCAGCCAACAGCAGCAGCAAGTGCAGCAGTTGAGACAGCAGCTTTACCAGTCCCATCAGCCTCTGCCGCAGGCCACTGGCCAGCCAGCGTCTGGCTCATCCCACATGCAGCCGATGCAGCGGCCCTCAActctgccagcctctgccactggtTACCAGTTAAGAGTGGGTCAGTTTGGCCAACACTACCAGTCTTCTGCCgcgacctcctcctcctccttcccttcgcCACAACGTTTCAGCCAGTCTGGACAGAGCTATGACGGCAGTTACAGTGTGAATGCTGGATCCCAGTACGAAGGACATAATGTGGGTTCTAATGCACAGGCTTATGGAACACAATCGAATTACAGCTATCAGCCTCAGTCTATGAAGAATTTTGAACAGACGAAGATTGCACAAGGGACCCAgcaggggcagcagcagcagcagcagcagcagcagcagcagcagcagcagcagcagcagcagcagcagcagcagcatccccCGCCTCCTCAGCACGTGATGCAGTATACCAACACTGCCACCAAGCTGCCGCTGCAAAGCCAGGTGGGGCAGTACAGCCAGCCCGAGGTTCCTGTGAGGTCCCCCATGCAGTTTCACCAGAACTTCAGCCCCATTTCTAACCCTTCCCCGGCTGCCTCTGTGGTTCAGTCTCCAAGCTGTAGCTCTACCCCGTCTCCTCTTATGCAGAGTGGGGAGAGTCTCCAGTGTGGGCAAGGCAACGTGCCGATGGGTTCCAGAAACAGAATTCTACAGTTAATGCCTCAACTCAGCCCAACCCCATCAATGATGCCCAGTCCTAATTCTCATGCTGCAGGCTTCAAAGGGTTTGGACTAGAAGGGGTGCCAGAAAAGCGGCTGACAGATCCTGGGTTGAGTAGTTTGAGTGCCCTGAGTACGCAAGTGGCCAATCTTCCTAATACTGTTCAACACATGCTACTTTCCGATGCCCTGACACCTCAGAAGAAGACCTCCAAGAGGCCGTCTTCATCTTCTAAGAAAGCAGACAGCTGCACAAACTCCGAAGGCTCCTCACAGGCTGAAGAACAACTGAAGTCCCCTCTGGCAGAGTCGCTGGATGGAGGCTGCTCCAGCAGTTCCGAGGACCCAGGTGAGAGAGTGAGGCAGCTGAGTGGCCAGAGCACCAGTTCTGACACCACCTACAAGGGTGGAGCCTCAGAGAAAGCAGGCTCCTCACCAGCACAAGTCACTCAGAATGAAGCCCCCAGACTCAGTGCCAGTCCTGTAGCCAGAGAAGAGACCGCCTCGCCAGGTGCTAAGGACATGCCATTGTCATCCGAGGGCAACCCAAAAGTCAGTGAGAAGACAGTTGGGGTGATTGTCTCCCGGGAAGCTATGACAAGTCGGGTAGAAAAACCTGGTGGGCAAGAAAAAGGCTCCCAAGAGGATGATCCTGCAGCCACTCAAAGGCCACCCAGCACTGGCGGGGCAAAGGAAACCAGTCATGCGTCACTTCCACAGCCAGAGCCTCCGGGAggaggaaataaaggaaacaaaaatggagataataactcCAACCACAATGGAGAAGGAAACGGCCAGAGCGGGCACTCCACAGGGGGCTCTGGTTTTATAGGCAGAACTGAGCCTAGCAAATCTCCTGGAAGCTTGCGCTATAGTTACAAAGATAGCTTTGGGCCAGCCGTGCCAAGAAATGTCAGTGGCTTTCCTCAATTTCCTACAGGACAAGATAAGGGGGACTTCACTGGCCATGGGGAGCGAAAGGGTAGGAATGAGAAGTTCCCTAGCCTCCTGCAGGAAGTGCTTCAGGgttaccaccaccaccctgacaGGAGATATTCTAGGAGTACTCAGGAGCACCAGGGCATGGCTGGTGGCCTAGAAGGAGCCACAAGGCCTAATGTGTTAGTTAGTCAAACCAATGAATTAGCTAGCAGGGGCCTTTTGAACAAAAGCATTGGTTCCCTATTAGAAAATCCCCACTGGGGCCCCTGGGAAAGGAAATCAAGTGGCTCGGCTCCTGAAATGAAACAGATCAATTTGGCTGACTATCCAATTCCCAGAAAGTTCGAAATAGAGCCTCAGTCATCAGCCCATGAGCCCGGGGGTTCCCTCTCTGAAAGAAGATCAGTGATCTGTGATATTTCTCCACTAAGACAGATTGTCAGAGACCCGGGGGCTCACTCACTGGGACACATGGGTGCCGACACCAGACTTGGGAGGAATGAACGTCTCAATCCAAGTTTAAGTCAGTCGGTCATTCTTCCAGGTGGGTTGGTGTCCATGGAAACAAAGCTGAAATCGCAGAGTGGGCAGATAAAAGAGGAAGACTTTGAACAATCCAAGTCCCAAGCTAGTTTCAACAACAAGAAATCTGGAGACCACTGCCACCCTACTAGCATCAAGCATGAGTCTTACCGAGGCAACGCCAGCCCTGGAGCAGCTACCCATGATTCCATCTCAGACTATGGCCCACAGGACGGCAGACCCACGCCAATGCGGCGAGTCCCTGGCCGAGTTGGTGGTCGGGAGGGCATGAGGGGTCGTTCCCCTTCTCAGTATCATGACTTTTCAGAAAAATTGAAGATGTCTCCTGGGAGGAGCAGAGGCCCAGGGGGAGACCCTCATCACATAAACCCACATATGACCTTTTCAGAGAGGGCCAACAGGAGTTCTTTGCACACTCCCTTTTCTCCCAACTCAGAAAGCCTGGCCTCTGCTTATCACACAAACACTCGCGCTCATGCTTATGGGGACCCCAATGCAGGTTTGAATTCTCAGCTCCATTACAAGAGACAGATGTACCAACAGCAACAAGAGGAATATAAGGACTGGAGCAGCAGTTCTGCTCAGGGAGTGATCGCTGCGGCTCAGCACAGGCAGGAAGGACCCCGCAAGAGTCCAAGGCAGCAGCAGTTTCTTGACCGAGTACGGAGCCCCCTGAAGAATGACAAAGATGGCATGATGTATGGCCCACCGATGGGAACTTACCATGACCCCAGCGGTCAGGACGGTGGGCGCTGCCTCATGTCTAGTGACGGTCTTTCTAACAAAGGCATCGAATTGAAGCACAGCTCCCAGAAGTTACAACAAGAATCTTGTTGGGATCTTTCTCGGCAAACTTCTCCAGCCAAAAGCAGCGGTCCTCCAGGAATGTCCAGTCAAAAAAGGTATGGACCACCCCATGAGACCGATGGACAT
This region includes:
- the TCF20 gene encoding transcription factor 20 isoform X1 codes for the protein MLEGCWPAAVLLNSMQSFREQSSYHGNQQSYPQEVHGSSRIEEFSPRQAQMFQNFGGAGGGSGGSGGSSGGGRRGTAAAAAAAAMASETSGHQGYQGFRKEAGDFYYMAGSKDPVAAGTPQPAQRRPSGPVQSYGPPQGSSFGNQYGSEGHVGQFQAQHSALGGVSHYQQDYTGPFSPGSAQYQQQPSSQQQQQVQQLRQQLYQSHQPLPQATGQPASGSSHMQPMQRPSTLPASATGYQLRVGQFGQHYQSSAATSSSSFPSPQRFSQSGQSYDGSYSVNAGSQYEGHNVGSNAQAYGTQSNYSYQPQSMKNFEQTKIAQGTQQGQQQQQQQQQQQQQQQQQQQQQQHPPPPQHVMQYTNTATKLPLQSQVGQYSQPEVPVRSPMQFHQNFSPISNPSPAASVVQSPSCSSTPSPLMQSGESLQCGQGNVPMGSRNRILQLMPQLSPTPSMMPSPNSHAAGFKGFGLEGVPEKRLTDPGLSSLSALSTQVANLPNTVQHMLLSDALTPQKKTSKRPSSSSKKADSCTNSEGSSQAEEQLKSPLAESLDGGCSSSSEDPGERVRQLSGQSTSSDTTYKGGASEKAGSSPAQVTQNEAPRLSASPVAREETASPGAKDMPLSSEGNPKVSEKTVGVIVSREAMTSRVEKPGGQEKGSQEDDPAATQRPPSTGGAKETSHASLPQPEPPGGGNKGNKNGDNNSNHNGEGNGQSGHSTGGSGFIGRTEPSKSPGSLRYSYKDSFGPAVPRNVSGFPQFPTGQDKGDFTGHGERKGRNEKFPSLLQEVLQGYHHHPDRRYSRSTQEHQGMAGGLEGATRPNVLVSQTNELASRGLLNKSIGSLLENPHWGPWERKSSGSAPEMKQINLADYPIPRKFEIEPQSSAHEPGGSLSERRSVICDISPLRQIVRDPGAHSLGHMGADTRLGRNERLNPSLSQSVILPGGLVSMETKLKSQSGQIKEEDFEQSKSQASFNNKKSGDHCHPTSIKHESYRGNASPGAATHDSISDYGPQDGRPTPMRRVPGRVGGREGMRGRSPSQYHDFSEKLKMSPGRSRGPGGDPHHINPHMTFSERANRSSLHTPFSPNSESLASAYHTNTRAHAYGDPNAGLNSQLHYKRQMYQQQQEEYKDWSSSSAQGVIAAAQHRQEGPRKSPRQQQFLDRVRSPLKNDKDGMMYGPPMGTYHDPSGQDGGRCLMSSDGLSNKGIELKHSSQKLQQESCWDLSRQTSPAKSSGPPGMSSQKRYGPPHETDGHGLAESTQSSKPSNVMLRLPGQEDHSSQNPLIMRRRVRSFISPIPSKRQSQDVKNSNAEDKGRLLHPPKEGADKAFNSYAHLSHSQEIKSIPKRESSKDLPSPDGRNCPAVTLTSPAKTKILPPRKGRGLKLEAIVQKITSPNIRRSASSNSAEAGGDTVTLDDILSLKSGPPEGGSGAVQDAEMEKRKGEVVSDLVCPTNQELSIEKPLARSSEEWRGSGDDKVKTETHPDTATAGKEPPGAMTSATSQKPGSNQGRPDGSLGGTAPLIFPDSKNVPPAGSLAPEANPKAEEKENDTVTISPKQEGFPPKGYFPSGKKKGRPIGSVNKQKKQQQPPPAPPQPPQIPEGSADGEPKPKKQRQRRERRKPGAQPRKRKTKQAVPIVEPQEPEIKLKYATQPLDKTDAKNKSFFPYIHVVNKCELGAVCTIINAEEEEQTKLVRGRKGQRSLTPPPSSTESKVLPASSFMLQGPVVTESSVMGHLVCCLCGKWASYRNMGDLFGPFYPQDYAATLPKNPPPKRATEMQSKVKVRHKSASNGCKTDTEEEEEQQQQKEQRSLAAHPRFKRRHRSEDCGGGPRSLSRGLPCKKATTEGSSEKTVLDSKPSVPTTSEGGPELELQIPELPLDSNEFWVHEGCILWANGIYLVCGRLYGLQEALEIAREMKCSHCQEAGATLGCYNKGCSFRYHYPCAIDADCLLHEENFSVRCPKHKPPLPCPLPPLQNKTAQGSLSTEQSERG
- the TCF20 gene encoding transcription factor 20 isoform X3; this translates as MQSFREQSSYHGNQQSYPQEVHGSSRIEEFSPRQAQMFQNFGGAGGGSGGSGGSSGGGRRGTAAAAAAAAMASETSGHQGYQGFRKEAGDFYYMAGSKDPVAAGTPQPAQRRPSGPVQSYGPPQGSSFGNQYGSEGHVGQFQAQHSALGGVSHYQQDYTGPFSPGSAQYQQQPSSQQQQQVQQLRQQLYQSHQPLPQATGQPASGSSHMQPMQRPSTLPASATGYQLRVGQFGQHYQSSAATSSSSFPSPQRFSQSGQSYDGSYSVNAGSQYEGHNVGSNAQAYGTQSNYSYQPQSMKNFEQTKIAQGTQQGQQQQQQQQQQQQQQQQQQQQQQHPPPPQHVMQYTNTATKLPLQSQVGQYSQPEVPVRSPMQFHQNFSPISNPSPAASVVQSPSCSSTPSPLMQSGESLQCGQGNVPMGSRNRILQLMPQLSPTPSMMPSPNSHAAGFKGFGLEGVPEKRLTDPGLSSLSALSTQVANLPNTVQHMLLSDALTPQKKTSKRPSSSSKKADSCTNSEGSSQAEEQLKSPLAESLDGGCSSSSEDPGERVRQLSGQSTSSDTTYKGGASEKAGSSPAQVTQNEAPRLSASPVAREETASPGAKDMPLSSEGNPKVSEKTVGVIVSREAMTSRVEKPGGQEKGSQEDDPAATQRPPSTGGAKETSHASLPQPEPPGGGNKGNKNGDNNSNHNGEGNGQSGHSTGGSGFIGRTEPSKSPGSLRYSYKDSFGPAVPRNVSGFPQFPTGQDKGDFTGHGERKGRNEKFPSLLQEVLQGYHHHPDRRYSRSTQEHQGMAGGLEGATRPNVLVSQTNELASRGLLNKSIGSLLENPHWGPWERKSSGSAPEMKQINLADYPIPRKFEIEPQSSAHEPGGSLSERRSVICDISPLRQIVRDPGAHSLGHMGADTRLGRNERLNPSLSQSVILPGGLVSMETKLKSQSGQIKEEDFEQSKSQASFNNKKSGDHCHPTSIKHESYRGNASPGAATHDSISDYGPQDGRPTPMRRVPGRVGGREGMRGRSPSQYHDFSEKLKMSPGRSRGPGGDPHHINPHMTFSERANRSSLHTPFSPNSESLASAYHTNTRAHAYGDPNAGLNSQLHYKRQMYQQQQEEYKDWSSSSAQGVIAAAQHRQEGPRKSPRQQQFLDRVRSPLKNDKDGMMYGPPMGTYHDPSGQDGGRCLMSSDGLSNKGIELKHSSQKLQQESCWDLSRQTSPAKSSGPPGMSSQKRYGPPHETDGHGLAESTQSSKPSNVMLRLPGQEDHSSQNPLIMRRRVRSFISPIPSKRQSQDVKNSNAEDKGRLLHPPKEGADKAFNSYAHLSHSQEIKSIPKRESSKDLPSPDGRNCPAVTLTSPAKTKILPPRKGRGLKLEAIVQKITSPNIRRSASSNSAEAGGDTVTLDDILSLKSGPPEGGSGAVQDAEMEKRKGEVVSDLVCPTNQELSIEKPLARSSEEWRGSGDDKVKTETHPDTATAGKEPPGAMTSATSQKPGSNQGRPDGSLGGTAPLIFPDSKNVPPAGSLAPEANPKAEEKENDTVTISPKQEGFPPKGYFPSGKKKGRPIGSVNKQKKQQQPPPAPPQPPQIPEGSADGEPKPKKQRQRRERRKPGAQPRKRKTKQAVPIVEPQEPEIKLKYATQPLDKTDAKNKSFFPYIHVVNKCELGAVCTIINAEEEEQTKLVRGRKGQRSLTPPPSSTESKVLPASSFMLQGPVVTESSVMGHLVCCLCGKWASYRNMGDLFGPFYPQDYAATLPKNPPPKRATEMQSKVKVRHKSASNGCKTDTEEEEEQQQQKEQRSLAAHPRFKRRHRSEDCGGGPRSLSRGLPCKKATTEGSSEKTVLDSKPSVPTTSEGGPELELQIPELPLDSNEFWVHEGCILWANGIYLVCGRLYGLQEALEIAREMKCSHCQEAGATLGCYNKGCSFRYHYPCAIDADCLLHEENFSVRCPKHKVRLWR